TGTACCAATTTTTGCCATATATCAAAAACACTCCCGAAGACAAAGCTATCGCAGAATATATTGTATTTCATAGCTATGTAATTCAATGTTTGTTAGTTCATCCTCAAAGATATGAGCATAAAGTCAAATACTACTACGAAAACGTCCAATACTATTGCGAAAAACTTCCTGAAAGCAGCCCATACAAAGAGTACTTAATAGGCGAAATGGACTGTGAAATGGCAATACTCTACATTCAACAAAAAAATTATTGGTCTGCTATACGAAAAGTAAGGACAGGATATCAAAAGTTAGTAGATTGTGTAAAAAAATTTCCTCACTTTTATGAACCTTACAAAACTTTAGGTATTTTGCACACTGCTATCGGTAACATTCCTCAAGAATATGCTTGGATAGTACATGCATTAGGATTAAAAGGTACTATTCCACAAGGCGAAAAAGAACTATTGCTTTGTATTGAAAAAAGTAACCTCCAACAAGTAGAAGCGCAGTTAGCTTACGCATATTTATGCGTGAATATATTTTTTAAGCGTGAAAAAGCCTTTAAAATTGCCACTCAAATGCCTCTAAACTATCCCGAAAGTCCTTTTATTGCTGCGGTTTGCGCCCTGATATGCACCAAGCTCAATCAAGATGAAGCAGGAGCATACATAATTGAAAATCTCAAAAGGCTTAACCAAAATGCAGAATACTTTCAATTTGCTTTTACAGAATACTTGATGGCAGAGTATGCCTTACATCAAAATAACTTTGAGCAAGCAGCTATGCACTATCAATCTTACATAGAAAAAGTTCAAAATAATGTATTTCAAGCAGATAGCTATTTCAAAATAGGTTTGTGCTATGAACTTCAAG
This genomic interval from Bacteroidia bacterium contains the following:
- a CDS encoding tetratricopeptide repeat protein, coding for MALNLCMTYSQSLSWQDAHTFLINMQYQRLYQFLPYIKNTPEDKAIAEYIVFHSYVIQCLLVHPQRYEHKVKYYYENVQYYCEKLPESSPYKEYLIGEMDCEMAILYIQQKNYWSAIRKVRTGYQKLVDCVKKFPHFYEPYKTLGILHTAIGNIPQEYAWIVHALGLKGTIPQGEKELLLCIEKSNLQQVEAQLAYAYLCVNIFFKREKAFKIATQMPLNYPESPFIAAVCALICTKLNQDEAGAYIIENLKRLNQNAEYFQFAFTEYLMAEYALHQNNFEQAAMHYQSYIEKVQNNVFQADSYFKIGLCYELQGYRTDAVKYYQKCVLLTGIDQEEDKQAQKYAHQLLKRPLNSIERNLRIARNYTDGGYYEQAIRQIAFYEKILSYYSSFEQLEWYYRMARIYHAQKNWDKALLYYKKATQIRLSPTSWMEAFSWYYMGTIYELQKNTSDARACYQKALSYQNYEYRNSLERRTKAALQRVKE